The Seriola aureovittata isolate HTS-2021-v1 ecotype China chromosome 16, ASM2101889v1, whole genome shotgun sequence genomic interval TGTTAGTTTAGTATTGGACTGTCCTGTTGTCCTGCAGGTTAACCGCTCCCTGAGGGCCCCCATCTCCTCACAGCTCATCTTCATGCCTGGCAGCACGGCAACTGCTGCCGTGGCAACCGTCACCCAGCAGCCACAGgctcagcaacagcagcaagaGGTGACTCCAACCTCCTCTTCCAGCGGCCAATCAGACAATGATCAGGTTTGTGGAATGAGGGTGTGTGAAGAGTCctaaccccaccccccccccaccaccaccaccaccaccacccccgccaccaccacccccgCCACCACCATGGAGTGCTGGTTTCACACaggttttcctctctgtccctttctctAGGTGCAGAATCTAGCCATGCGAGGTGTGTCCAGTCCCAAAGGTGTCGGTGTTAAGACTGAAGCCCCAGAGAGGAGTGAGTCAGGTGAGGGAAGAAAGTGAAGGCAATCTGCTGGACTAGACATCTCCCTGATTGTAACAGCTGTGAATAGTGATGGATGAAAAGTgtagagccaagctagctgctctgtgaggcgctgctttgagctgaatgctaactTCAGCTCACGAAGACCGTGCTAATTTGATGTTGTAGCAGGTGACCTTTgatgtttaccatcttagtttagcattgTAGCATGCCTAATTATGCTAATTATGCTAATTAGCATAATTAGTTGTAACTGAGTGTCTCTGCATCTTTCAGGatcatgttttggttttttggccTGTAActtttaattcaattcaattaaattacattttttcccccaaatttcTTCTACAACACAGAAATTCCAAAAACGTTGCAAAATAAGTTGAATTGCCGtgtcaaataaaacatctaaagtAAAAGGACATATCTATAAAGtcgccaaatcataacatacattatctcaaggcactttactagagagaaacccaacagctCCCACAATGAGCAAACACTTGGTGTCAGTGGAGAGTTCAAACAGAAGGTGGGGGAggagaccaggaacagctgtatttactgttgacTGTTCATTTTTATAGTGAAAATGATAATAGTAATACCCACAGATATAATGATGTTAtcaataataacagcagcaattACCAATGATAAAAATAGAGAGGGGGGGTGTCACAAACTACAGtagagagaaaatacaaagttAATGACATGCATTAGTATGATAtgaatgcagagagagagagagcgagagagagagagagagagcacagtgCATCATGGGACTACTTTACTGTTTCGGTTaagtctcactgctctcattgGTGTAATTTTCAGACGCTCCacgcagctgttttcagtgagaagcagaacacagacaaagttagtgTAAAAAGGAGCTTAAAGGAGTGTGGATGTTCATCAGGTGGACGGAAACACGTCTCCAGGTGAATTCCCGTGTTGCTGCGCGCTAGTTGGATGTATGAAAAGGCAAATGTTGGCTCAAATTAAAAGGTGCTAATGTGCTAGTGCTGCTTGTTCCTGCTCCAGGTTTAAATTTcataactgctgctgctgtgtgtgtaacttgttttttttctgttgtctttttcCCAGCTGCCTACTCTCTGGTTCAGCCCTCCCACCAGTCAAACCCTCAGTCTCCCGCCAAGCCAAGCCAGCCTCAGCCCCAGCCCCCCCACATCAAAATCCCCACGTACCCTCAGCCCACCAACCTCAAAGcccacccctcctcttcctctgttgcctcctcctcctcctcttcctccaactcctccatccctctctcccagctgctgctccacgGGACCCGGACCCTCACCACAGGAACCACAGctcccacagcagcacacaccCTGGTCCTAACGTCCAATGCGGCATCACAGCCGCACGGGTACCCAGTTGGCACGGCGACCATCAAACCGGCGGTCAATGCTCAGACTCTGGTGGTGCAGCCTCTACAGAAGACCTCACTCAGCGCCGAGAAATCGGGCCACGGCAACGGACCCATCCCCATCCAACCTAAAACTCTGCAGGGGCTTCGTCTGCCCCTCCAGCTGCCTTCTAGGAACCCCCCTCCCATCCTGCCTGCCCCACCACCATCCAGCAGCTCTGCCCAGCCTGCCCAGCCCCCTCAGCCGCCACACATCCCAGTCCAGATCGTGGGGGCCAGGCAGAGCACACTGGGAAACGCCCAGGCTCTGGCTCTGGCCcggagcagctgcagccaggaCGGAGCCGCCGTCCTCACCAGCTCTTCCAGCCTGCTCACCATGGTGGCTTCCATCGCTTCCAGGGAGGGCGGGGTTGTGGGCCGAGGGGTGGGGCTAAAGGCGCTTCAGTCACCGCAGGAGGCTCCCCCGTTGGCTCAGGTCTCTCAAGTGCACCCTCAGGCCAATCAGAGCTCTGGACAGAGTCAGAACGGACCCATAGCTTCAAGCCCTGCCTCCTCCCAATCCCCCACCATTTCCTCTCCCCCCACCTCGCTGTCTcgttcctccctctccctccccctggtaactgaagagcagagaggagcgtCAGCGGGTGTCACCACCAATGGAGACTCATCAGGAAGTCAGACACCACAGGTCAGCTGATCACTGTTTATTGGTCAATATTTCATACACTCCTTATTACACCGATGTGCATCTTCAATATCTCTACTGTTTTAATATGTGAATTTCACTTCCTCCACATGGACCACAGAGTCAACACAGCAAATAAGATACAGTTTGATTTCACAACAATTTAATATAATGGCAGTTTTTCTAATACAGTggtatttaaaggaatagttagaCTAGTATCTGATTAGTAGCACTATGGATCATTGTTTTAATGGGTCCCTCTTGGTTTGTACTATGAACACTCACGGtattgcacatgcacacatatgaGCAATGCAGCTGATGTGATACAGGTTTCAGGCTCTGTTAGTTTGTGGTAATGCACTGAGAAATGTAACAGTGCTTTCGCAAAGAcggtgaagaagaagacatgCAAAATATGGCATTCCAAGCATTCCAAAGATGTTGTGGTTTTTGGTGAACTTTTGCTTGTTTACAACAAAACTCCACAGGAGACCTTCAATTATGGAGCAAGAGCCGTGAAGTGATTACCTGAGCTAGCCTTGCTCTGTGTgaagctgtgtcccagttcaggggccacatcTTTCAAAGACTGCATTTGAAGACCACGTCACAGCGGTGTGACTAGGCTTTCCtcatttcgaaggctccttcatATGCATCCTTACACTGCACAAAGTACCCCAGAATCCAGAGATGTAGTTGCCCAGATATTTCAAACAATGACCCCATATATGATGCAATCTGGACTGGACATGCTCTGATCGCAGCattgtaagaaaaaaatctcCAGATATGGTCCACATTCTTGCAAGAACCTAAAAAGGATATCTCCGGATTCTTGGGTTTTTGGCATACTTTCCCATGATTCCTTGTGCACCAGTGATGAATAATTTTTCATAAAGACAATATTGCAGAGGATTAATAGAAAGTCCTCTGTAGACCTGGCCGTCTCATTTTGATCTTAGCAGTCTTCGTAGGCCACGCCTTTGTTGAACAGGCCCTCGGAAAGGATGctgcccctgaattgggacacagatGTGAAGAAGTGTGGGCAATTAATTCCTAAGTCTGAGTCTTGTCATCACTGTGAGGTTGGGAAGTGCTGGGTGAagataaactgttgtttgtcaaaATGCAGTTAACTCCTAAATCTGTGATGTTCTCTTGTCttatgttgttttctctcttttgttccaCAACAACCTGAAGCACACTGTTCATTAGTATCTCTTGCTTCCACTGTTTGACCTCCTGGTACTCGGCGTGATCATTtctaatacttttttttttagggaaagCAGATGACTGGTTCGCTGAAAAGGAAATCAGACTCAAACTCAGCCAATGATGCAGATGGCCCCTCCCCCCCACGGATCCAGCCTGTCAGAGATCACTCCTCTGTTCTCCCAACCAATCCCATTGAAGCAGGTAACGACAACAGAGACGCATGTAAATCTCCATAGTTGATGAATAATATAAGACTAATCTAACACACATCTTCCTCACCTCCCCACcagtctctgctgctcctcctccagccccgCCCTCTCCCTCCCCAGTCCTGTCAGTGTCCCGTGGTGTATGTGGTCAGGGGGAgagagctcctcctcctcaagcTGTAGTTAAACCTCATGTCCTTACACACCTCATAGAGGGCTTCGTCATCCAGGAAGGGGCAGAGCCTTTCCCTGTGAGTAAATGGGATTTGTAGTCTTTAATATCCCACACCTACACGACACACCTCCTCTGTATGATGCTGTTTTAGTGGtcactgagcttttttttttttctgtttatcaaCAGGTATGTGGTCCAGTGAAGGACTCGGCCGGCGACGATTTAACCAATGACAGTCCGGAcactaaccaatcagaggcgGTTACCACTGCAACAGGTAACAGCTCTGAAATACTGCTGCCTTCCAGACATGTCTTTGGGTTGAAAATTGCTTTTAACGCTTCAAATTAGACCTCAAAGTGTGAAACATGGGtccggtttcacaaagacagactttgactgtcGCTCAGATAGAACAAATAGTCAGATTTCATATGGACGTATAAATTCATCCactgcacaaagcagtttagttcttgactgtCGTAAAATAGACTGTGGTACAATGCATTCTGGGTAAAGACTTTCTTCAATATAAAAGGAACTGCATCCATTGCTCAGCTCCATTTACCCAAGCAGacaatgtttgtcttttggaagaattcaacagttacaaggtTTCACTTGTGAAATTCCGCAAaaccataaaaagaaaaatctgatttggaaaaaaaaatgctgcggTCTCTTAAAAACTCTTTTCCTGTCTCGTGTTtccctgttttttgttgttgggtggTACTGGTCAGTAgaggtgtcattgattgttaccacggtaacattggtcttaggcctggattagcctgggggtaaggtgtctaatgtttttgtcttaaaataagTCAGTCTTTAGTCTTGTGAAACCGTCTCCCTTGCGTTAGACTGATCTGTGAGCAAAATTAAGACTGGCctaacactacagaccagtctgaaatatctttgtgaaatcGGCCCATGGTCTTCGTTCTCAtctttttaaagtttctgtAAACACTAAACAACTGTGCTTTAAAATTTGTAGAATCTGAAAAACTGTTGCAGCATCATATGATTAAAATCTCTCAAAACAGCCGTAATCAAAGGGAAAGGACGCAAGTTAAAGCTGTTAATTTGCTCTTCCAGCTGACTGTCCAtactaattagctagttaaccTTTCCAAACATAATTAACATAACATGGACACGGAGAACAGGATTTTAAACTGTGCAACAGAATGACCCTTGTTTGACCCTTGTTTGACCCTTGTTTGTTTGAGCTGGGAGACCTGAACGCTCAGAGGTTTTAATTACACTCTCCATGCTGGAAATTACCCACAGGCAGCATAACAGCACAGTGAAATGTCATTAGTCTCCTCGTCTCAGAATAAAGACAGTCTCAGTTTGCCTTGTTTATCTGAGTTGTTCTTGTCATGCagctcatttattttatgtacaAACAGTAGAAATGATAAAACTTAACCTGtgctctgttctctctctaAACTTTCCCCTCAGTGCTTAAGTGTGAGTACTGTAAAAACTTTGCTCCTGCCAGCCAGTTCAGAGGCACCAAAAGGTTCTGCTCCATGACTTGTGCCAAGAGGTACTTCAACAtgcatgaaatataatatatgcaGTGGATGAAGCTGTCTGAGAATTCACTGTAAAGCTGCTGTGGCCTGTTTTCTCTCACCTTTCGAAGAGATTCAAGACGTTTCAGGCCgtttttgttttatgccttttaaagagaaaacaaaaaaaatctgtttctcaGGGACTGACCGTAGTCTGAATTTTAGAAGTAATTGAGTCTTTAAAAAgaagtatttatttgtttaaccATTCAATTGTATATATCTAAATTTTTCTTTCCTAAGTTatgatgtaaatgttgtttcaaaGCCCTCCCTTACTACCAGGTTTTTAATTCTGGTtgaaataaacacttttttagtttttagtttttcccTCTCTCAAAAAAAGAGTCAAATTTTGAGATTCATCAAAATATCAGAATGACCTTTTTAAAACTTGGTGTGTCTAATATGTGTGTAATCTCAGAATGTGATCTCCTCTTCATGTCATTAAATCCTCAAATATTCCGAAATATTAGCGAGGGCATGACCTCGGTGTCCTGAACAGAGATCAAATATGAGAGTTACATGTGAATTCTCAGGTGACTGCAGCTGTATGTTtcacagcatgtgtgttttctgttctcatggtttatttttctgtttgaatacTGTGGTAGCTCCACTTCATGCTCATTTCTCTACAAAAATGGCATGAAAACTCAAAtaccagtccagtccagttagttttgttgatgtttttctcttttgaattTGCCCaacattaaaattg includes:
- the LOC130183466 gene encoding polyhomeotic-like protein 1 isoform X1 encodes the protein METDGEQNQQGASTNGSAPSGTSSRPSPMNSMSLYERQAVQALQALQRQPNAAQYFQQLMLQQQINNAQLQNLAAVQQVKATLAASRQSSPSSSSSSQTTSTTAASVTSGAGSTTSSRPMGASATSTISQSVLLSGTAGGQGQMYLRVNRSLRAPISSQLIFMPGSTATAAVATVTQQPQAQQQQQEVTPTSSSSGQSDNDQVQNLAMRGVSSPKGVGVKTEAPERSESAAYSLVQPSHQSNPQSPAKPSQPQPQPPHIKIPTYPQPTNLKAHPSSSSVASSSSSSSNSSIPLSQLLLHGTRTLTTGTTAPTAAHTLVLTSNAASQPHGYPVGTATIKPAVNAQTLVVQPLQKTSLSAEKSGHGNGPIPIQPKTLQGLRLPLQLPSRNPPPILPAPPPSSSSAQPAQPPQPPHIPVQIVGARQSTLGNAQALALARSSCSQDGAAVLTSSSSLLTMVASIASREGGVVGRGVGLKALQSPQEAPPLAQVSQVHPQANQSSGQSQNGPIASSPASSQSPTISSPPTSLSRSSLSLPLVTEEQRGASAGVTTNGDSSGSQTPQGKQMTGSLKRKSDSNSANDADGPSPPRIQPVRDHSSVLPTNPIEAVSAAPPPAPPSPSPVLSVSRGVCGQGERAPPPQAVVKPHVLTHLIEGFVIQEGAEPFPVCGPVKDSAGDDLTNDSPDTNQSEAVTTATVLKCEYCKNFAPASQFRGTKRFCSMTCAKSMYWFPRYNVSFRQHFCVRQGHSQGQGQDHPPDQDQGQGHLSNSDEEGGIARRRVPRRTSSEIASAKIAGRPIPVKCRSESSHSEEESSGEEDEDDPMSLSPASSASCHQPPPPLPTESSAPGCLPAIPAQWSVEEVSHFISSLQGCEELASQFLSQEIDGQALLLLKEEHLMSTMNIKLGPALKICAHINNLRD
- the LOC130183466 gene encoding polyhomeotic-like protein 1 isoform X3, producing METDGEQNQQGASTNGSAPSGTSSRPSPMNSMSLYERQAVQALQALQRQPNAAQYFQQLMLQQQINNAQLQNLAAVQQVKATLAASRQSSPSSSSSSQTTSTTAASVTSGAGSTTSSRPMGASATSTISQSVLLSGTAGGQGQMYLRVNRSLRAPISSQLIFMPGSTATAAVATVTQQPQAQQQQQEVTPTSSSSGQSDNDQVQNLAMRGVSSPKGVGVKTEAPERSESAAYSLVQPSHQSNPQSPAKPSQPQPQPPHIKIPTYPQPTNLKAHPSSSSVASSSSSSSNSSIPLSQLLLHGTRTLTTGTTAPTAAHTLVLTSNAASQPHGYPVGTATIKPAVNAQTLVVQPLQKTSLSAEKSGHGNGPIPIQPKTLQGLRLPLQLPSRNPPPILPAPPPSSSSAQPAQPPQPPHIPVQIVGARQSTLGNAQALALARSSCSQDGAAVLTSSSSLLTMVASIASREGGVVGRGVGLKALQSPQEAPPLAQVSQVHPQANQSSGQSQNGPIASSPASSQSPTISSPPTSLSRSSLSLPLVTEEQRGASAGVTTNGDSSGSQTPQGKQMTGSLKRKSDSNSANDADGPSPPRIQPVRDHSSVLPTNPIEAVSAAPPPAPPSPSPVLSVSRGVCGQGERAPPPQAVVKPHVLTHLIEGFVIQEGAEPFPVCGPVKDSAGDDLTNDSPDTNQSEAVTTATVLKCEYCKNFAPASQFRGTKRFCSMTCAKRYNVSFRQHFCVRQGHSQGQGQDHPPDQDQGQGHLSNSDEEGGIARRRVPRRTSSEIASAKIAGRPIPVKCRSESSHSEEESSGEEDEDDPMSLSPASSASCHQPPPPLPTESSAPGCLPAIPAQWSVEEVSHFISSLQGCEELASQFLSQEIDGQALLLLKEEHLMSTMNIKLGPALKICAHINNLRD
- the LOC130183466 gene encoding polyhomeotic-like protein 1 isoform X2, encoding METDGEQNQQGASTNGSAPSGTSSRPSPMNSMSLYERQAVQALQALQRQPNAAQYFQQLMLQQQINNAQLQNLAAVQQATLAASRQSSPSSSSSSQTTSTTAASVTSGAGSTTSSRPMGASATSTISQSVLLSGTAGGQGQMYLRVNRSLRAPISSQLIFMPGSTATAAVATVTQQPQAQQQQQEVTPTSSSSGQSDNDQVQNLAMRGVSSPKGVGVKTEAPERSESAAYSLVQPSHQSNPQSPAKPSQPQPQPPHIKIPTYPQPTNLKAHPSSSSVASSSSSSSNSSIPLSQLLLHGTRTLTTGTTAPTAAHTLVLTSNAASQPHGYPVGTATIKPAVNAQTLVVQPLQKTSLSAEKSGHGNGPIPIQPKTLQGLRLPLQLPSRNPPPILPAPPPSSSSAQPAQPPQPPHIPVQIVGARQSTLGNAQALALARSSCSQDGAAVLTSSSSLLTMVASIASREGGVVGRGVGLKALQSPQEAPPLAQVSQVHPQANQSSGQSQNGPIASSPASSQSPTISSPPTSLSRSSLSLPLVTEEQRGASAGVTTNGDSSGSQTPQGKQMTGSLKRKSDSNSANDADGPSPPRIQPVRDHSSVLPTNPIEAVSAAPPPAPPSPSPVLSVSRGVCGQGERAPPPQAVVKPHVLTHLIEGFVIQEGAEPFPVCGPVKDSAGDDLTNDSPDTNQSEAVTTATVLKCEYCKNFAPASQFRGTKRFCSMTCAKSMYWFPRYNVSFRQHFCVRQGHSQGQGQDHPPDQDQGQGHLSNSDEEGGIARRRVPRRTSSEIASAKIAGRPIPVKCRSESSHSEEESSGEEDEDDPMSLSPASSASCHQPPPPLPTESSAPGCLPAIPAQWSVEEVSHFISSLQGCEELASQFLSQEIDGQALLLLKEEHLMSTMNIKLGPALKICAHINNLRD
- the LOC130183466 gene encoding polyhomeotic-like protein 1 isoform X5 → METDGEQNQQGASTNGSAPSGTSSRPSPMNSMSLYERQAVQALQALQRQPNAAQYFQQLMLQQQINNAQLQNLAAVQQATLAASRQSSPSSSSSSQTTSTTAASVTSGAGSTTSSRPMGASATSTISQSVLLSGTAGGQGQMYLRVNRSLRAPISSQLIFMPGSTATAAVATVTQQPQAQQQQQEVTPTSSSSGQSDNDQVQNLAMRGVSSPKGVGVKTEAPERSESAAYSLVQPSHQSNPQSPAKPSQPQPQPPHIKIPTYPQPTNLKAHPSSSSVASSSSSSSNSSIPLSQLLLHGTRTLTTGTTAPTAAHTLVLTSNAASQPHGYPVGTATIKPAVNAQTLVVQPLQKTSLSAEKSGHGNGPIPIQPKTLQGLRLPLQLPSRNPPPILPAPPPSSSSAQPAQPPQPPHIPVQIVGARQSTLGNAQALALARSSCSQDGAAVLTSSSSLLTMVASIASREGGVVGRGVGLKALQSPQEAPPLAQVSQVHPQANQSSGQSQNGPIASSPASSQSPTISSPPTSLSRSSLSLPLVTEEQRGASAGVTTNGDSSGSQTPQGKQMTGSLKRKSDSNSANDADGPSPPRIQPVRDHSSVLPTNPIEAVSAAPPPAPPSPSPVLSVSRGVCGQGERAPPPQAVVKPHVLTHLIEGFVIQEGAEPFPVCGPVKDSAGDDLTNDSPDTNQSEAVTTATVLKCEYCKNFAPASQFRGTKRFCSMTCAKRYNVSFRQHFCVRQGHSQGQGQDHPPDQDQGQGHLSNSDEEGGIARRRVPRRTSSEIASAKIAGRPIPVKCRSESSHSEEESSGEEDEDDPMSLSPASSASCHQPPPPLPTESSAPGCLPAIPAQWSVEEVSHFISSLQGCEELASQFLSQEIDGQALLLLKEEHLMSTMNIKLGPALKICAHINNLRD
- the LOC130183466 gene encoding polyhomeotic-like protein 1 isoform X4 → METDGEQNQQGASTNGSAPSGTSSRPSPMNSMSLYERQAVQALQALQRQPNAAQYFQQLMLQQQINNAQLQNLAAVQQASVTSGAGSTTSSRPMGASATSTISQSVLLSGTAGGQGQMYLRVNRSLRAPISSQLIFMPGSTATAAVATVTQQPQAQQQQQEVTPTSSSSGQSDNDQVQNLAMRGVSSPKGVGVKTEAPERSESAAYSLVQPSHQSNPQSPAKPSQPQPQPPHIKIPTYPQPTNLKAHPSSSSVASSSSSSSNSSIPLSQLLLHGTRTLTTGTTAPTAAHTLVLTSNAASQPHGYPVGTATIKPAVNAQTLVVQPLQKTSLSAEKSGHGNGPIPIQPKTLQGLRLPLQLPSRNPPPILPAPPPSSSSAQPAQPPQPPHIPVQIVGARQSTLGNAQALALARSSCSQDGAAVLTSSSSLLTMVASIASREGGVVGRGVGLKALQSPQEAPPLAQVSQVHPQANQSSGQSQNGPIASSPASSQSPTISSPPTSLSRSSLSLPLVTEEQRGASAGVTTNGDSSGSQTPQGKQMTGSLKRKSDSNSANDADGPSPPRIQPVRDHSSVLPTNPIEAVSAAPPPAPPSPSPVLSVSRGVCGQGERAPPPQAVVKPHVLTHLIEGFVIQEGAEPFPVCGPVKDSAGDDLTNDSPDTNQSEAVTTATVLKCEYCKNFAPASQFRGTKRFCSMTCAKSMYWFPRYNVSFRQHFCVRQGHSQGQGQDHPPDQDQGQGHLSNSDEEGGIARRRVPRRTSSEIASAKIAGRPIPVKCRSESSHSEEESSGEEDEDDPMSLSPASSASCHQPPPPLPTESSAPGCLPAIPAQWSVEEVSHFISSLQGCEELASQFLSQEIDGQALLLLKEEHLMSTMNIKLGPALKICAHINNLRD